From the Purpureocillium takamizusanense chromosome 6, complete sequence genome, one window contains:
- a CDS encoding uncharacterized protein (COG:S~SECRETED:SignalP(1-18~SECRETED:cutsite=ACA-AP~SECRETED:prob=0.3596)~EggNog:ENOG503P6IW): protein MVRLTVASLLALAITACAAPAPQAGGADANVGNGAGRQFITGPCASDADCASACCAKKGNAGVCSAKAVANEDGKQGCGFAGVGGAGGQQGGGNQKQQKNAEGQNQNGGNQNQNQNQNQNQGQNQNGGANNGANKGAGGNNGGVNNGNNGNNGGANNGAGNNGGANNGGLQGNATQPAQGNKGNKAKGKKQAGGNNNNNNNACQGQNNNNAGNNNNNNNKNAGNGNNQNQNGNKNNQNQNQNNQNNHNGNNKDQNQNQNQNGNNKNQNGQNNQNQNGNNKDQNQNQNQNGQNNQNNQNNQNQNQNQNNQNGQKQKQNNDANKNKDNNQNQNNQNNNQNQDQNQQQGNQNNQGNNQNQNQNQNQNKSLLDLILGGGNAGNAGNGGNAGNAGNAGGNKAANAKAVNGDDEEEDEN from the exons ATGGTTCGCTTGACTGTCGCTTCACTCCTGGCGT TGGCCATCACGGCCTGCGCGGCTCCCGCTCCCCAAGCAGGAGGGGCGGACGCCAACGTCGGGaacggcgccgggcgccagTTCATCACCGGGCcctgcgccagcgacgcggactgcgcgtcggcctgctgcgccaAGAAGGGCAACGCCGGCGTCTGCTCGGCCAAGGCGGTCGCCAACGAGGATGGCAAGCAGGGCTGCGGCTTCGCCGGTGTCGGTGGCGCGGGTGGCCAGCAGGGTGGCGGGAAccagaagcagcagaagaaTGCAGAGGGTCAGAATCAAAATGGGGGcaaccagaaccagaaccagaaccagaaccaAAACCAGGGCCAGAACCAGAATGGGGGCGCCAACAACGGCGCCAACAAGGGAGCCGGTGGCAACAACGGAGGCGTGAACAACGGCAACAATGGCAACAACGGCGGTGCCAACAACGGAGCGGGCAACAATGGAGGCGCCAACAACGGCGGCCTCCAGGGCAACGCGACGCAGCCGGCCCAAGGAAACAAGggcaacaaggccaagggcaagaagcaggccggcggcaacaacaacaacaacaacaacgcctGTCAGGGTCAGAACAATAACAATGCCggaaacaacaacaacaataacaacaagAATGCCGGAAACGGCAAcaaccagaaccagaacGGCAACAAGAAcaaccagaaccagaaccagaacAACCAGAACAACCacaacggcaacaacaaggaccagaaccagaaccagaaccaaaacggcaacaacaagaaccAAAACGGCCAGAAcaaccagaaccagaacggcaacaacaaggaccagaaccagaaccagaaccagaacGGCCAGAACAACCAGAACAACCAGAAcaaccagaaccagaaccagaaccagaacAACCAGAACGgccagaagcagaagcaAAATAACGACGccaacaagaacaaggacaacaaccagaaccagaacAACCAGAACAACAACCAGAACCAGGATCAGAACCAGCAGCAAGGCAACCAGAACAACCAGGGCAAcaaccagaaccagaaccagaaccagaaccagaacAAGAGCCTTCTCGATCTTattctcggcggcggcaacgctGGCAATGCGGGCAACGGAGGCAATGCTGGCAACGCTGGCAACGCGGGTGGCAACAAGGCCGCCAACGCAAAGGCCGTTaacggcgatgacgaggaggaggacgagaactGA
- the BUD2 gene encoding GTPase activating factor (COG:T~EggNog:ENOG503NUJW) yields the protein MRSRNGMSMSPSGMEGQAGAAGLSPGGDGDSAEWPRPPPPPPRPLAVQPREQQPQRQAHASTSQHSSPPSLDVQDPAERPSAASLRSSFRIAPDATAGSLRAVTPDLIDGRILGAGPLVVDSSAVPPPIPRDLGPSSQQGSPMAILGAGSRRQGMVFHDSFDDSYESTGSSPPLIPAQYQHQQSQYQHQQRQPSAGIRPRTRTMDAAMLKQRGVPVPDQRHRMGSVSSSSSQALLDDQRSPPAPSLESVGHASMSSNRHTEPSTPSTPSKSKDKKLNKRLLKRQSSRPTSPGPAPVASVDSLPTPVTTSEPTRLMSLMKALNGRMRGEIEYQGDAGGAWSSGYAYIDDEMGYLMCDSGQNSDGFRTLISDLRGCRVLPVEYPESGKACLELVTAEQRATGESILLLRPMASDEWNLWLAALLCWQQVRPSGVKMANGSSNSPVAPVRPGLRRQGQSDGSRGSNIIKVGTISLWDKGQATTPRDISHRSSTRDPRSPPATWRRVSCILHENGEFKLLMENDITVLSVIQLSQLSRCAIQQLDHTVLDEEYCIAIFPLYASTATQLSIFRPVYLAVDGRVNFEVWFVLLRAFAVPDIHKLDRSEDDDSIDEVAELEKGHEEETFRIEKTVGVRVTEAKIKARTCEPAQHHEKGKEDTLIGNYLAEVTIDGEVRARTTTKMETKNPFWREDCELLDLPPSVQELSIVLKRVESIGPKALGSANEAVYGTVNIVLDQLERGKDHEEWLPIIDDRQQTVGSMLVKVSHAEHIALLAKEYEPLSQVLHRFPSGLTTLVSAALPGQLRRLSETFLNIFQGSGSALDWLMALVEDEIDGIGSQNSIKKFRFSSRLKSNESMESATDRELLVRDMTKSLAGEANLLFRGNTLLTQSLEFHMRRLGREYLEEMLQEKIKEINDSNPDCEVDPSRLPHHTSSAELDQRWNRLILWTTEVWKCIAGSATQLPGELRHILKYIRAVAEDRYGDFLRTVTYTAVSGFLFLRFICPAILSPKLFCLLRDHPRTRAQRTLTLIAKALQKMANMSTFGKREEWMEPMNKFLNTQRPVFREYIDQVCSIPADRGVKSAPPSYSTPVTILGRLSPEAREGFPSLPYLIDPARSFASLVKLWVDLCPADIRQGQVDGDLMVFSELCHALQKRADACLAKLESVRATDVSSRGADQLAETLEQASLIESLSTPYGLPTISCDIDQAPGSSGSDGGDESRRRSRELRRRDDGRKASGLRHASGAGGTVKGKNGKVGRTILSGIMRIGGRAESPDAKQAR from the coding sequence ATGCGGTCCCGAAATGGCATGAGCATGTCGCCGTCAGGTATGGAAGGAcaagccggcgccgccggcctctcaccaggcggcgatggcgactcTGCAGAATGGCCCcgtcctccaccacctcccccgcgccctctcgccgtccagcccagggagcagcagccgcaacgCCAGGCCCACGCTTCGACTTCACAGCActcctccccgccgtccCTTGACGTGCAAGACCCGGCCGAGCGCCCTAGCGCCGCGAGCCTGAGGTCCTCCTTCAGGATTGCGCCCGACGCAACCGCTGGCAGTCTCCGCGCCGTGACACCAGACTTGATCGATGGCCGCATACTTGGGGCGGGCCCCTTGGTCGTGGACTCGTCTGCCGTGCCACCACCCATCCCCCGCGACCTCGGGCCATCCTCGCAGCAGGGTTCGCCAAtggccatcctcggcgccggcagccgcCGTCAGGGGATGGTCTTCCACGACTCCTTTGACGACTCGTATGAGAGCACCGGCTCCAGTCCGCCGCTGATACCCGCGCAGTACCAACATCAGCAATCCCAAtatcagcaccagcagagGCAGCCCAGCGCGGGTATCCGTCCCAGGACCCGCACAATGGACGCGGCCATGCTCAAGCAGAGGGGCGTCCCTGTCCCGGACCAGCGCCATCGAATGGGTAGTGTCAGTTCCTCCAGCTCGCAGGCGCTACTGGACGATCAGAGGTcaccgccggccccgtcccTGGAGTCGGTTGGCCAtgcctccatgtcctcgaaTAGGCATACGGAGCCGTCCACCCCATCTACCCCGTCCAAATCTAAAGATAAGAAACTCAACAAGCGGCTCCTGAAGCGGCAATCTTCTCGCCCGACATCCCCCGGACCTGCCCCTGTAGCATCGGTCGACTCGCTCCCAACGCCTGTTACCACGAGCGAGCCCACGAGACTCATGAGCCTGATGAAAGCCTTGAACGGACGCATGCGAGGCGAAATCGAGTACCAAggggacgccggcggcgcgtggtCTTCCGGCTACGCCtacatcgacgacgagatgggcTATCTCATGTGTGATTCCGGGCAGAACAGCGACGGCTTCAGGACCCTGATATCAGACTTGCGTGGATGCCGCGTCCTGCCGGTGGAATATCCCGAATCCGGCAAGGCATGCCTGGAACTAGTCACCGCAGAACAGCGCGCCACGGGCGAATcgatcctgctgctgcgacccATGGCCTCGGACGAGTGGAATCTGTGGCTTGCGGCACTGCTGTGCTGGCAACAAGTGCGGCCTTCGGGCGTCAAGATGGCCAACGGCAGCTCCAACAGCCCGGTCGCCCCGGTGAGGCCTGGGCTACGCCGACAGGGCCAGTCCGACGGCTCGCGTGGGTCCAACATCATCAAGGTTGGGACCATCTCGTTGTGGGACAAGGGACAAGCTACGACGCCGCGAGATATTTCGCACCGGTCGTCCACACGAGACCCACGCTCGCCCCCCGCGACGTGGCGGAGAGTGTCGTGCATTCTTCACGAGAACGGTGAGTTCAAGCTGCTCATGGAAAACGACATCACCGTCCTGTCCGTCATACAGCTGTCTCAGTTGTCGCGGTGCGCCATCCAGCAGCTCGATCACACCGTCCTAGATGAGGAGTATTGCATCGCCATCTTCCCTCTCTACGCGTCGACGGCTACGCAACTGTCCATATTTCGCCCTGTCTACCTTGCCGTGGACGGCCGCGTCAACTTTGAAGTCTGGTTTGTCCTACTGCGCGCATTTGCGGTGCCGGACATTCACAAGCTTGATCggagcgaggacgacgactccatcgacgaggtggcggaATTAGAGAAAGGACACGAGGAAGAGACGTTCCGGATAGAAAAGACTGTCGGCGTAAGAGTCACAGAGGCGAAGATAAAGGCACGAACCTGTGAGCCGGCGCAACACCATGAAAAGGGCAAAGAAGATACCTTGATAGGCAACTACCTGGCGGAGGTGACCATCGATGGCGAAGTGCGAGCCAGGACCACGACTAAGATGGAGACGAAGAACCCGTTTTGGAGAGAAGACTGCGAGCTGTTGGATCTGCCGCCATCGGTGCAGGAGCTTTCCATTGTCCTGAAACGCGTCGAAAGCATTGGCCCAAAGGCCTTGGGAAGCGCAAACGAGGCTGTCTATGGGACGGTCAACATTGTGCTGGACCAGCTGGAGCGAGGCAAGGACCACGAAGAGTGGCTGCCGATCATCGACGATAGACAGCAGACGGTCGGTTCCATGCTCGTCAAGGTCTCGCACGCCGAGCACATTGCTTTGCTTGCCAAAGAGTATGAGCCGCTCTCCCAGGTACTGCACCGATTCCCTTCGGGTCTCACAACCTTGGTATCAGCGGCGCTGCCAGGACAACTACGGCGGCTCTCCGAGACTTTCCTCAACATCTTTCAGGGCTCGGGGTCCGCCCTTGACTGGCTTATGGCTCTGGTGGAGGACGAGATTGACGGCATAGGCAGTCAAAACTCGATCAAGAAGTTCCGATTTAGCAGCCGGCTCAAGTCGAACGAATCAATGGAGTCGGCTACGGACCGGGAGCTCCTGGTTCGGGACATGACCAAatcgctggctggcgaggcgaaCCTGCTCTTCCGCGGCAACACCCTCCTCACGCAGTCACTCGAGTTCCACATGCGCCGGCTCGGCAGAGAGTACCTGGAAGAGATGCTCCAGGAAAAGATAAAGGAGATTAACGACTCGAACCCCGACTGTGAGGTGGACCCTAGCAGGTTGCCACACCACACCAGCTCTGCCGAGCTTGATCAGCGCTGGAACCGACTGATCTTGTGGACCACTGAGGTGTGGAAATGCATCGCGGGATCGGCAACCCAGCTGCCCGGCGAACTGCGTCACATCCTCAAGTACAtccgtgccgtcgccgaggacaggTATGGCGATTTCCTGCGCACCGTCACCTACACCGCCGTCTCTGGGTTCTTATTTCTCCGTTTCATATGCCCGGCCATTCTCTCGCCGAAGCTGTTCTGCCTCCTGCGTGACCACCCTCGGACGAGAGCCCAGCGTACGTTGACACTGATCGCAAAGGCTCTTCAGAAAATGGCCAATATGTCAACCTTTGGCAAGCGTGAGGAGTGGATGGAGCCCATGAACAAGTTTTTGAACACTCAGCGGCCGGTGTTCCGCGAATACATCGACCAGGTGTGCAGCATTCCCGCGGATCGGGGCGTcaagtcggcgccgccgagctaCAGCACTCCCGTTACCATCCTCGGGCGGCTCAGTCCAGAGGCGCGAGAGGGCTTCCCCAGCCTACCCTACCTGATCGACCCAGCGCGGAGTTTTGCGAGCTTGGTCAAGCTGTGGGTGGATCTCTGTCCTGCCGACATTCGACAAGGACAGGTGGACGGCGACCTCATGGTCTTCTCTGAGCTCTGCCACGCTTTACAAAAGCGCGCCGATGCATGCCTGGCCAAGCTAGAGAGTGTTCGCGCCACAGATGTGTCATCGCGTGGTGCCGACCAGCTGGCCGAGACGCTGGAGCAGGCCAGCCTGATCGAGTCGCTCAGCACGCCGTACGGGCTGCCTACCATATCGTGCGACATCGATCAGGCTCCCGGTAGCTCCggcagcgatggcggcgacgagagccggcgccgcagcagagAGCTGCGCAGAAGGGACGACGGGAGGAAGGCGAGCGGGCTGCGTCACGCGAGCGGTGCGGGAGGCAccgtcaagggcaagaacGGCAAGGTCGGGCGGACGATACTGAGCGGCATCATGAGGATTGGCGGGAGGGCTGAGAGCCCAGACGCGAAGCAGGCGAGGTGA
- a CDS encoding Tripeptidyl-peptidase I (MEROPS:MER0005329~SECRETED:SignalP(1-18~SECRETED:cutsite=VLG-AP~SECRETED:prob=0.8531)~EggNog:ENOG503NX98~COG:O), producing the protein MKRSLVVLLGGLIAGVLGAPRASIGGHVLHQKRDEEHRYHDWVKRDRLHPDTKVLVSMALTQRNVERGMDLVMSVSDPDSPSYGKYYTRDQIRELFAPSDESVSRVKRWLVESGVPESAIAVPRSKTWVRFDTTVAHLETLVKARYHVYDHVATRDEHVGTDEYHLPEGVAPHVDFVLPGVAFSRLGRGGGGMQKRKTERPGVGGRPLRPMPVTIQSNPGTLEDCSRAMTPDCIAKLYQIPNGTLSHPSNRLGIFEIAGEDYVQSSMDLFTKAFAPHIPAGTGPVVYSIDNSTGTSDDPWAAGTEAMLDFQVAVPIVYPQGTVLYVTPDSGADKAGVFNPFLDAIDGSYCNFTSHGYTGDTPSIDGVFPMHDCGTVAPTNVISISYGLTEPSYPARYLERQCEEWMKLSLAGVTLVVASGDDGVARPGGMCLGERWDMFVPDATCDCPYITAVGSTFLPPGKKAGVDAEHATSSFSSGGGFSNIYKTAPYQRDAVARYLREHNPGYKSYNTSRGQVPHSGHGVYNAQGRAYPDLACNGDNVVVVVGERQWLTGGTSESAPIVAAMFNRINEERIAAGKPVVGFVNPVLYKHPEMFNDILVGKQNKGGALGVGCSNDGFSCVEGWDPVTGMGTPNYPKMLEVFMSI; encoded by the exons ATGAagcgcagcctcgtcgtcctcttggGCGGCCTGATCGCCGGGGTCTTGGGCGCCCCCCGGGCGTCTATCGGCGGTCATGTGCTGCACCAgaagcgcgacgaggagcaccGGTACCATGACTGGGTCAAGCGCGACCGCCTCCATCCCGACACCAAGGTGCTGGTCAGCATGGCGTTGACGCAGCGGAATGTGGAGCGCGGCATGGATCTCGTCATGTCTGT ATCCGATCCCGATAGTCCTTCGTACGGCAAGTACTACACCAGGGACCAGATCCGCGAGCTCTTCGCCCCCTCGGACGAGTCCGTGTCCCGGGTCAAGCGGTGGCTGGTGGAGTCGGGCGTCCCCGAGTCGGCCATTGCGGTGCCGCGGTCCAAGACCTGGGTCCGGTTCGacaccaccgtcgcccaCCTCGAGACGCTCGTCAAGGCGAGGTACCACGTCTACGACCACGTCGCCACCCGCGACGAGCACGTGGGCACCGACGAGTACCACCTCCCCGAGGGCGTCGCACCGCACGTCGACTTTGTGCTGCCGGGCGTGGCCTTTagccgcctgggccgcggcggcggcgggatgcaGAAGCGGAAGACGGAACGGCCGGGTGTCGGGGGTAGGCCGCTTCGTCCCATGCCTGTGACGATCCAATCGAACCCAG GAACGCTCGAGGATTGCAGCCGCGCCATGACGCCCGACTGCATCGCCAAGCTGTACCAGATCCCCAACGGCACGCTGTCGCACCCCTCGAACCGCCTGGGCATCTTCGAGATTGCCGGCGAGGACTACGTGCAGTCGAGCATGGACCTCTTCACAAAGGCCTTTGCGCCGCACATCCCCGCGGGCACGGGCCCCGTCGTCTACAGCATCGACAACTCTACGGGGACGTCTGACGACCCTTGGGCT GCCGGCACGGAAGCCATGCTCGACTTTCAGGTTGCCGTTCCCATCGTCTACCCGCAAGGAACGGTCTTGTACGTCACGCCCGACTCGGGGGCTGACAAGGCCGGCGTGTTCAATCCGTTCCTGGACGCCATTGACGGGAGCTACTGCAACTTTACCTCGCACGGGTATACGGGCGATACGCCCAGCATAGATGGCGTGTTTCCGATGCACGACTGCGGCACCGTGGCGCCCACCAACGTCATTTCCATCTCGTACGGCCTCACGGAGCCATCATACCCGGCCAG ATACCTGGAGAGGCAGTGCGAGGAGTGGATGAAGCTGtccctcgccggcgtcacccTCGTCGTGGcatcgggcgacgacggcgtggcccGACCGGGCGGGATGTGCCTCGGCGAGCGGTGGGACATGTTCGTGCCCGACGCGACCTGCGACTGCCCGTACATCACGGCGGTGGGGTCGACGTTCCTGCCGCCGGGCaagaaggcgggcgtcgacgccgagcacgcGACCTCGTCCTTCTCGTCGGGCGGGGGGTTCAGCAACATCTACAAGACGGCGCCGTACCAGCGGGACGCGGTGGCGCGGTACCTGCGGGAGCACAACCCGGGGTACAAGTCGTACAACACGAGCCGCGGGCAGGTGCCGCACTCGGGCCACGGCGTGTACAACGCGCAGGGCCGCGCGTACCCGGACCTGGCGTGCAACGGGgacaacgtcgtcgtcgtggtgggCGAGAGGCAGTGGCTGACGGGCGGCACCTCCGAGTCGGCGCCcatcgtggccgccatgTTCAACCGCATCAACgaggagcgcatcgccgccggcaagcccgtcgtcggcttcgtcaacCCCGTGCTGTACAAGCACCCCGAGATGTTCaacgacatcctcgtcggcaagcaGAACAAGGGGGGCGCCCTGGGCGTGGGGTGCAGCAACGACGGCTTCTCGTGCGTCGAGGGCTGGGATCCCGTCACGGGCATGGGGACGCCCAACTATCCAAAGATGCTCGAGGTCTTCATGTCCATCTAG